Below is a window of Pseudomonas eucalypticola DNA.
AGTTGAAGCGTGTGTCGGTCACGTAGTCTTCACCCTTGGCTTTGGTCATCACCCCCTCCCACTGGCTGGCTGCGGCGAGGGCGGTGTCCGAGGCCAATACCACCTCCAGCATCACCTCCTTGAAACCAACCGCATGGGGCCCCTCCCAGTGGGCGAACACCGAAGGGTCGGCGGCGTTGCCGCACAGGGTGAGGCAATCGGCGCTGTAGCTCAGGCCGCCGCCAGAGGAGGCCACGAACGCGCCAACGGTCAGCGGCTTGCCTGGGGCCGGTGCGTAGCTGCTGACGAACGAACTCAGGTCAGCCTGACAGTTGTCACCCAGCTCCATGCGCAATTTGCTGACACTGTTGCCCTCCACCGTTGCCGTGATGGTACAGCCCTGAACCTTGAACACGTGATCATTGCCATTGGACTCACGGGGAATGCCGGCCACCGATTCGAAATAACGTGGGGTGGTCCCCAGCATGTCACCATTGAACACTTCAGCCACCGTGGCCGCTTGAGCAGTACTGAACCACAGGGCAATGGAGCAGCCAACACCAACACATAGTGCATGACGCATGCGAGAATCCTTTCATGAGCGGAGATTGCCCCGGCGTTGCCGGCGGCGCGACCGGCAGTCTAGCAAGGTGCCACGGCTGATGGCCATCATGGCTGCCATCATTGTCTGTCTGACGGCCCGAACGCAGGCCTCACAGGAGATGTGGGCTACCGCTTCGCCGTGGACTGGACGAGTCAGGCCGCGGCCCGAACCCGCTGCACGCTCAGATCGGACAGTGCGGGACCCGCGCATTCCAGCGTTCGCGATGGCGGGCGCGCCAGTCGGGGCTGCCAGAATCCAGCCACGCCAGCGTGGCTTCTACGCTGGTGGGGCTGATCAGGAACCGGTCGACATAGGGTGTCATTCCTTGAACGAGGGGTTGGGCGCTACTGTACCCGTGGCCCGGTTCAGCCACCAGACACACCAGGCCACGGCGCTGATTCCTGCGCCCAGCAGGCACACGGCCAACCACCCACCGTGAGCATACGCCTGGGTAGCCGCCACGGCGCCCAGGCCACTGCCCGCCGAGTAGCAGCACATGTAGGCGCCCACCATCCGGCTTTGCGCATCCGGCCGCGCCGCCAGGATCAGGCTCTGATTGGTGACATGTACTGCCTGCACGGCAAAGTCGAGCATGGCCACGCCCAGCGCCAGGGCCAGCAGCGAGCGGTGCGCCAAGGCGATAGGCAACCAGGACACCACTAGCAAGCCCAACGCAGACCCCGTGGTTCTGCTTCCCTTGCCCTCATCCGCCCAGCGCCCGGCGCGGGCCGCCGCCAACGCACCGGCAATACCCGCCAGGCCGAACAGGCCGATGTGGGCATGGGAGAGCGACAGCGGCGGCGCGCTCAGGGGCAACACCATGGCAGTCCACAACACACTGAACGCAGCGAAGATCAGCAACGCGAACCCGCCCCGGCGCCGCAGCACCGGTTCGGTGGCATACAGCGCGAACATCGACCGCAACAAAGCGCTGTAGCGCTGGCCCGCGCGCGGTTCGCCCGTGTCAGGTACAGCACGCCACACTACGCCCGCCATGACCAGCATCAGCCCTGCAGCCATCAGGTACACCATCCGCCACCCCGCCAGGTCGGCGACTGACCCGCTGACCAGTCGCGCCAGCAAAATGCCTATCACCACGCCGCTGGTCACGGTGCCTACCGCCTGGCCCCGTCGGTGAGGCGGCGCGAGCACAGCCGCATAGGCCACCAGCACTTGGACCACCACCGCCATCAAGCCCACCACACCCATCGCACCCATCAACGCCCACCAGTGCTGCGCCATGCTGGCCGCCACAAGAGCCGCCGCAGACAGGAGCAATTGGCCGAGCACCATGGCCTTGCGGTTGAGCAGGTCTCCCAACGGCACGATGAACAACAGACCTGCCGCGTACCCCACCTGAGTGACCGTGACCACGATACCAATCATGGCTGGGGAGACGCCCAGGCTGAGGGCCATGGAGTCGAGCAGCGGTTGAGCGACGTACACAGTGGCCACCGCCAGCGCGCAGGTCACGGCTAACAGCAGAGTCAGGGGCGACGAGCCCTGAGTCGCTGCATGGGTAACAGTCTTTGATGTCATCCTTGCCACCTATCTGGTTTCAATTTGAAACCGATTTAGCCGCAGCAGGTTTTAATTTGCAACCAGAATCCGTTTGTTCAGTATAATCAGCGCCACCCTCCCCGGAGCCTACCCCATGGCCAGACAACCTGCCCTTGAGCACAGCGAATGCCCCGTCGCCCGTACCTTGGAAGCCATCGGCGAACGTTGGACACTGCTGATCATCCGCGACGCGTTCGACGGGCTGCGGCGCTTCAGTGAGTTCCAGAAAAGCCTGGGGCTGGCGAAGAACATCCTGGCGGCGCGCCTCAAGGTGTTGACCGAACTGCAACTACTGGCGCTGCAACCGGCGGCCGATGGCAGTGCCTACAAGGAATACGTGCTGACGGCGCGCGGGCGCTCGGTGTTCCCGTTGATCGTGTGCATGCGGCAATGGGGGGAACAACACCTGTTCGAGGCCGGTGAAGCCCACTCGGTGTTGCTGGATGATGCCGGTGGCCAGCCGGTGGCGGCGATGGAAGTACGGTCGGTGGATGGCCGGGTGCTGGGCCCGGAGTCGTGCCATCGCACGCGCGTTATTCGCCCCAGCCGTCAGGCCTCATGACAGGCCAGGCGGCTCACGAAGGTTTTCCACGAGGAAATCCACGAACGCCCGCACCCGTGCCGGCATCGCCGCGCCGCCGACGAACACCACGTGAATCGGCTCGCGGTCCCCGGGGTTGTAGCCTTCGAGCAATGACACCAGGCGCCCGCTTTGCAGGTCTTCCTGCACGCTGAACGCGCCGATGCGGGCGATACCGGCGCCCAGCCGGGCGAGTTGGGCCAGGGTTTCACCGTTGTTGCCTTCGATACTGCCCGTGACCTTGATGGCCATGTCGTGCCCCTCGCGGCGAAACGGCCAATCCGGCGCGGCGCGGCGGAAGTTGAAGCGCAGGCAATTGTGGTTCAGCAGGTCTTCGGGGGCTGCGGGCGTGCCATGGCGTGCCAGGTAGTCGGGGGACGCGACCACCACCTGCCCGGTCTCGCCGATGCGCCGGGCCGACAACGGGCTGTCGGGCAGTTCACCGAAGCGAATGCCTACGTCGGCCTGGCCGCCGAGAATATCGACCACTTCATCGCCCAGCGCCAGATCGACCAGGATGGCCGGGTAACGCGCGCTGAACGCCGCCACCAACGGCACGATGACCAGCCGGCCGTGGGCCAGCGAGGCACTGACGCGCAAGCGGCCACGGGGCACGCCCTGGTCGGTGATGGCGTCTTCGATCTCGGCCATGTCGGCGAGGATGCGCCGCGCCCCGCGCAAGTACGCCTCGCCCTCGGCGGTGAAGCGAATGGCGCGGGTGGTGCGTACCAGCAGGCGGGTGCCAATGCGCTGTTCAGTGCGGGCGATGATGCGGCTGACCGACGAAGGGGTCAGGCCCAGAACCCGGGCCGCCGCTGACAGACTGCCGTGCTGCGCCACCAGGGCGAACACGGTCATTTCACCCGATCGTCCGTTGATGTCCATTTGTGCGCTCAATGCAAAACTCTTGGTCTTTATCAGGGGCTACCGCCCTTAGAGCGGCGATTGTAGCATCTGCCCCACAGATAAGGAGCCACCATGCGTATCAACCCACCCCTCATAGCCCTCGCTGCCGGCGCCTTTGGCATTGGCGTCACCGAGTTCGCGCCCATGGGCATGCTGCCCGGCATCGCCGCCGACCTCGGCGTATCGATCCCCACCGCCGGCTTGCTGGTCAGCGCCTACGCCCTGGGCGTGCTGATCGGTGCGCCGATCATGACCCTGACCACCGCGCGGGTGCCGCGCCGCTACTTGCTGATCGGCCTGATGGCCATCTTCACCCTGGGCAACCTGCTGTCTGCCCTGGCCACCGATTACCAGACCCTGCTGTTCGCTCGGGTCGTGACTTCGTTGAACCACGGCGCCTTCTTCGGCATCGGTTCGATCGTGGCGGCCAGCGTGGTACCGCCGGACAAGCGCGCCGGCGCCGTGGCCGCGATGTTCATGGGGCTGACGGTGGCGACCATTGGTGGCGTGCCATTGGCCACCTGGTTTGGCGAAACATTCGGCTGGCGTACCGCGTTCTGGGGCATCGCCGGTCTGGGCGCGGTGGCCATGGCCTCGCTGTGGCTGGCATTGCCTGACATTCCCGCGGAAAAAAGCGATGGCCTGCTGGCGGAAATCAAGGTGCTTGGCCGTGGCCCGGTATTGTCGGCGCTGGCACTGACCGTGGTGGGCTCAAGCGCGATGTTCACCGTATTCACGTACATCGCGCCGATCCTGCGCGACGCCACCCATGCGTCCACCAATTTCATCACCGGCATGCTGGTGCTGTTCGGTATCGGCCTGACCCTGGGCAATATCTGGGGCGGCAAGGCGGCGGACCGCTCCGTGGACCGCACCCTGATCCTCTCGCTGACGGTACTGATCGTGGTGCTGGCGGCGTTCACCGTGCTGATGCGTTGGCCCCTCCCAGCGGCCATGGCGATCCTGGTGTGGGGCGCGGCCAGTTTCGCCCTGGTGCCGCCGCTGCAGATGCGCGTGATGGAAGCGGCCAAGGACGCCCCCAACCTGGCCTCGGCGGTGAACATCGGCGCCTTCAACCTGGGCAACGCCATCGGCGCAGCACTGGGTGGCGCGGTGATCAACGCCGGGCTGGGCTACCCAGCCATCGCCGTGGCAGGCGCGATGATGGGCGTGCTGGGCCTGGTCATGGTGCTGGCGCTACGCGTGCGCCCCACCGCTCACCTGGCAGTGGCCGAGTAAGCCTTACTCGAAATCCGCACTCTCGTAGAGCGGGCGGATTTCGATCTCGCTGGGCCCGGGCATCGGATTGGGGCAGCGCTTGACCCAGGCGATGGCCTCGTCCATGTCTTCAACTTCCCACAGCCAGAACCCCGCGACCAGCTCGCGAGTGGCGGCGAAGGGCCCGTCGACCACCGAACGTGCAGGGCCATCGAAGGCGATCCGCTTGCCCTGCGAGGACGGCTTCAGCCCATCGGCAGCCCGCAAAATACCCGCTGCGACCAACTCCTCGTTGAATTTGCCCATGGCCTCCAGCAATTCGCTGGAGGGCAAATCGCCTTTCTCACTTGCTTCAGTGGCTTTCACCAGCACCATGACGCGCATCGCAGGCCTCCACACTCAGGGGGAATGGTTCCTTCATTGTAGTTGTTCGCCGCCTTCCTTCAGGCCAACACCATCACCACCAATACCGCGCCCAGCAATACCAGGTAACTTCTGGCGTGCACCGTGTCGCTGATGCGCCCCACCAGCGGTCCGGCCAAGGCTATCCCGCACCACGCCCCGGCCACCAGCAACGCCAGCGCCGGCAGGTCGACATACCCGGCGAAACCGGTACCCAGGCTGTCGTGGCGCCAAGCCAGGGCGCTGTACACCAGGGTGCCGGCCACGGCCATGGGCAACGACAAGGGGTTGGCCAGGGCCGTGGCGGTGGCCATGCT
It encodes the following:
- a CDS encoding winged helix-turn-helix transcriptional regulator; protein product: MARQPALEHSECPVARTLEAIGERWTLLIIRDAFDGLRRFSEFQKSLGLAKNILAARLKVLTELQLLALQPAADGSAYKEYVLTARGRSVFPLIVCMRQWGEQHLFEAGEAHSVLLDDAGGQPVAAMEVRSVDGRVLGPESCHRTRVIRPSRQAS
- a CDS encoding MFS transporter; protein product: MTSKTVTHAATQGSSPLTLLLAVTCALAVATVYVAQPLLDSMALSLGVSPAMIGIVVTVTQVGYAAGLLFIVPLGDLLNRKAMVLGQLLLSAAALVAASMAQHWWALMGAMGVVGLMAVVVQVLVAYAAVLAPPHRRGQAVGTVTSGVVIGILLARLVSGSVADLAGWRMVYLMAAGLMLVMAGVVWRAVPDTGEPRAGQRYSALLRSMFALYATEPVLRRRGGFALLIFAAFSVLWTAMVLPLSAPPLSLSHAHIGLFGLAGIAGALAAARAGRWADEGKGSRTTGSALGLLVVSWLPIALAHRSLLALALGVAMLDFAVQAVHVTNQSLILAARPDAQSRMVGAYMCCYSAGSGLGAVAATQAYAHGGWLAVCLLGAGISAVAWCVWWLNRATGTVAPNPSFKE
- a CDS encoding YciI family protein, which translates into the protein MRVMVLVKATEASEKGDLPSSELLEAMGKFNEELVAAGILRAADGLKPSSQGKRIAFDGPARSVVDGPFAATRELVAGFWLWEVEDMDEAIAWVKRCPNPMPGPSEIEIRPLYESADFE
- a CDS encoding MFS transporter, producing the protein MRINPPLIALAAGAFGIGVTEFAPMGMLPGIAADLGVSIPTAGLLVSAYALGVLIGAPIMTLTTARVPRRYLLIGLMAIFTLGNLLSALATDYQTLLFARVVTSLNHGAFFGIGSIVAASVVPPDKRAGAVAAMFMGLTVATIGGVPLATWFGETFGWRTAFWGIAGLGAVAMASLWLALPDIPAEKSDGLLAEIKVLGRGPVLSALALTVVGSSAMFTVFTYIAPILRDATHASTNFITGMLVLFGIGLTLGNIWGGKAADRSVDRTLILSLTVLIVVLAAFTVLMRWPLPAAMAILVWGAASFALVPPLQMRVMEAAKDAPNLASAVNIGAFNLGNAIGAALGGAVINAGLGYPAIAVAGAMMGVLGLVMVLALRVRPTAHLAVAE
- a CDS encoding LysR family transcriptional regulator; translation: MDINGRSGEMTVFALVAQHGSLSAAARVLGLTPSSVSRIIARTEQRIGTRLLVRTTRAIRFTAEGEAYLRGARRILADMAEIEDAITDQGVPRGRLRVSASLAHGRLVIVPLVAAFSARYPAILVDLALGDEVVDILGGQADVGIRFGELPDSPLSARRIGETGQVVVASPDYLARHGTPAAPEDLLNHNCLRFNFRRAAPDWPFRREGHDMAIKVTGSIEGNNGETLAQLARLGAGIARIGAFSVQEDLQSGRLVSLLEGYNPGDREPIHVVFVGGAAMPARVRAFVDFLVENLREPPGLS